One Chitinophagaceae bacterium C216 genomic window carries:
- the oprM_3 gene encoding Outer membrane protein OprM — protein MKRNVYTYIGSAYCILWMVTMGCKTPQVAQIPQLKEIPSHETQTTTQDIPDLTLKQFFKDDYLIQLLKKAQKNNPDIHILQQNVWIASTVLQQSRKAFFPILSIDALTSGTKYGKYTMEGVGNFDTNLSDNIEEDQKIKTNPTPNHWLGLKTSWEIDLWGRLKQLKESAQMQYFSTKEGLRLMQNEILGQVADLYFDLIALDNKEKILQRNVTLQNEILNIIKIQREVGKVTELPVKQFQASVVNSEAHLEEVRAEKIRTERALLSLIGEYEGDILFDTTFKNISHEWLTHLRHLEDLIHKRPDVQQAYYQLQASHADAKAARSAMFPRLELGGYWGLNSFSAATFINPASMAWQLLGNITMPVFQQKQLASQFAIRNYEQQIAFYKYQQAVTRSYNELQSIIGQARQYEKILALKQQESLYLDSAIHISNDLYTTGFANYLELLTSQKNKLDADLLLVDYQLQQAKLYVLLFKALGGLMLRDEEDKLS, from the coding sequence ATGAAACGTAATGTTTATACATATATTGGAAGTGCCTATTGTATACTGTGGATGGTTACAATGGGGTGTAAAACACCACAAGTAGCCCAAATTCCACAACTGAAGGAGATTCCTTCTCATGAAACTCAAACTACTACACAGGATATTCCTGACTTAACATTAAAACAATTTTTTAAAGATGATTATTTAATACAACTATTGAAGAAAGCACAAAAAAACAATCCAGACATTCATATTCTCCAACAAAATGTTTGGATTGCGAGTACAGTACTACAACAAAGTAGAAAAGCATTCTTTCCTATTTTAAGTATAGATGCCCTAACTTCTGGAACTAAATATGGTAAGTATACCATGGAAGGTGTAGGAAATTTTGATACAAACCTATCTGATAATATCGAAGAAGATCAGAAAATTAAAACTAATCCTACGCCCAACCATTGGCTGGGTTTAAAAACAAGTTGGGAAATTGACTTGTGGGGTAGATTGAAACAACTGAAAGAATCGGCTCAAATGCAATATTTTTCTACAAAAGAAGGGCTACGGCTGATGCAAAATGAAATTCTGGGACAAGTTGCCGATTTATACTTTGATTTGATTGCACTCGATAATAAAGAAAAGATTTTGCAAAGAAACGTTACTCTGCAAAACGAAATTCTGAACATTATTAAAATACAACGTGAGGTGGGTAAGGTTACCGAGTTGCCGGTAAAGCAGTTTCAGGCTAGCGTTGTGAATAGTGAGGCCCATCTTGAAGAAGTACGCGCTGAAAAAATCAGAACAGAGAGAGCGCTGCTGAGTCTAATAGGTGAGTACGAAGGAGATATATTATTCGACACTACATTTAAAAATATTTCTCATGAATGGCTTACGCATTTGAGACATCTGGAAGATTTGATTCACAAGCGTCCTGATGTACAGCAAGCATATTATCAGTTGCAAGCCAGTCATGCAGACGCCAAAGCAGCCCGTTCAGCTATGTTTCCTCGACTAGAATTAGGCGGCTACTGGGGGCTAAACTCTTTTTCTGCAGCTACCTTTATTAATCCGGCATCAATGGCTTGGCAATTATTAGGAAACATAACAATGCCTGTTTTTCAACAAAAACAATTAGCAAGCCAGTTTGCTATTCGCAATTACGAACAACAGATAGCATTCTATAAATATCAGCAAGCTGTTACGCGTTCTTACAATGAATTACAATCAATTATTGGCCAAGCTCGACAATATGAAAAAATTTTGGCATTAAAACAACAAGAAAGTCTTTATCTTGATTCGGCCATTCATATTTCAAACGATTTATATACCACGGGGTTTGCAAATTATCTTGAGTTGTTAACATCTCAAAAAAATAAACTGGATGCAGATTTACTTTTAGTGGATTATCAGCTACAGCAAGCAAAGCTATATGTATTATTATTTAAAGCTCTGGGAGGGCTAATGCTGCGCGATGAAGAGGATAAACTGTCATAG
- the bepG gene encoding Efflux pump membrane transporter BepG, translated as MIQMFLRRKVLSLVISIFIVLIGLLALFRLPVTQFPDIVPPSVVVNATYTGANAEVAAEAVALPLERAINGVPGMTYMTTVTSNDGKVMIQVFFEVGTDPDAAAVNVQNRVTTILDELPEEVTRAGVTTEKEVNSMLMYLNIISTDSTMDEQFIYNFTDINILQELKRIDGVGRAEIMGQKEYSMRVWLHPDKMLAYNVSTDEVINALQRQNVAAAPGKIGEESGKERTQLQYVLKYTGKFSTPEQYEEIPIRSQPDGSILKLSDIANIEFGAQSYGMISKTDGSPSASIMLKQRPGSNASDVIELVKEKMEELKKTSFPPGMDYNMAYDVSRFLDASIHEVIRTLIEAFILVALVVFIFLQDWRSTLIPILAVPVALIGSFAFMSLMGFSINLLTLFALVLAIGIVVDNAIVVVEAVHVKMSEGKLSPPEATAAAMKEVGGAIIAITIVMSAVFIPVAFLSGPVGVFYRQFSLTLAVSIIISGINAVSLTPVLCAILLKPHNNHLAQGVLGKFFAGFNKAFDGLTVKFSRFLRKWAPKKSVTILATVLLIVLTVGMNKLISSGFIPMEDQGMIYVSVTTPQGATVSRTEDILTQITEISKKNPAVDNITTLAGFSIVTEIAGANYGMAMINLKPWGERSVSVNDVIAELNQNVRNITDAKIEIFAPPTVPGFGNTSGFELRLNNRSGASISEISEVVQQFVDSLNSSPVIQGAFTSFDASYPQYLIHVDYDLAAKKGVYVENAMRTLQTFLGSYYATNFIRFKQMYKVMVQADPQYRKNVNDILRLYVKNEHGEMVPFSTFCKIEPVLGPDVLTRYNMYTSAMINGEAAKGYSSGDAIAEVERISRNTLPRGYSIEWSGMTREEILSGNQTLFIYAIVLIFVYLLLAAQYESFLLPFPVLLSLPPGMLGALMFLKLTGLDYNIYAQVALVMLIGLLSKNAILVVEFALQRQKEGVAVLQAAIEGTKSRLRPILMTSFAFVAGLIPLCIATGAGAMGNRSIGIAAAGGMIIGTVFGLLVIPGLYYLFASPKK; from the coding sequence ATGATTCAAATGTTTTTGAGACGGAAAGTCCTGTCTCTGGTGATCTCCATATTCATAGTATTAATTGGATTATTGGCGCTGTTTCGCTTACCGGTTACGCAGTTTCCGGATATTGTGCCGCCTTCGGTTGTCGTGAATGCTACGTATACGGGGGCAAATGCAGAAGTTGCTGCAGAGGCAGTAGCCTTACCGTTAGAACGCGCCATTAACGGTGTGCCGGGAATGACCTACATGACCACCGTTACCAGCAACGATGGTAAAGTGATGATTCAGGTATTCTTTGAAGTTGGTACTGATCCTGATGCTGCGGCAGTAAATGTGCAAAACCGAGTTACAACCATATTAGACGAGCTACCGGAAGAAGTAACACGAGCGGGAGTAACCACGGAAAAAGAAGTGAACAGTATGCTGATGTATCTCAATATCATCAGTACAGACTCTACCATGGACGAACAGTTCATTTACAACTTTACCGATATAAACATTTTGCAGGAATTAAAACGCATCGATGGTGTCGGTAGAGCCGAGATTATGGGTCAAAAGGAGTATTCGATGCGTGTGTGGTTGCATCCCGACAAAATGCTGGCGTATAATGTATCTACCGATGAAGTAATCAATGCACTTCAGCGACAGAACGTTGCTGCAGCTCCAGGAAAAATTGGTGAAGAGTCAGGAAAAGAAAGAACGCAGTTGCAGTATGTTCTTAAATATACCGGAAAGTTCTCCACTCCGGAACAATATGAAGAAATTCCTATTCGCTCACAACCCGATGGTTCGATTTTAAAATTAAGCGATATAGCCAATATCGAGTTCGGCGCACAAAGCTATGGAATGATTTCAAAAACCGATGGAAGTCCTTCGGCCTCCATCATGCTGAAACAAAGACCGGGATCCAATGCTAGTGATGTAATTGAGCTGGTAAAGGAAAAGATGGAGGAACTTAAAAAAACTTCTTTTCCGCCAGGCATGGATTACAATATGGCTTATGATGTTAGCCGATTTCTGGATGCTTCTATCCATGAAGTAATTCGTACGCTTATCGAGGCATTTATTCTAGTGGCTTTGGTTGTATTTATCTTCCTACAGGATTGGCGTTCGACGCTGATTCCTATATTAGCAGTTCCTGTTGCATTGATAGGTTCTTTTGCTTTTATGTCCTTAATGGGATTCTCCATTAACCTGCTTACTTTATTTGCATTGGTACTGGCAATAGGAATCGTAGTGGACAACGCAATCGTAGTGGTGGAAGCTGTTCACGTAAAAATGTCTGAAGGTAAGTTATCTCCACCCGAAGCCACTGCTGCCGCAATGAAAGAAGTTGGAGGAGCTATCATCGCCATTACGATTGTTATGTCGGCAGTATTTATTCCTGTGGCGTTTTTATCGGGTCCTGTGGGTGTGTTTTACCGACAGTTCTCCCTTACATTAGCAGTATCTATTATTATCTCCGGTATTAATGCGGTGTCCTTAACCCCTGTTTTATGTGCTATACTGCTGAAGCCTCATAATAATCACTTAGCACAAGGCGTTCTTGGAAAGTTCTTTGCTGGCTTCAATAAAGCGTTTGATGGACTTACAGTTAAATTCAGTCGTTTTCTAAGAAAATGGGCTCCCAAAAAATCGGTGACTATATTAGCTACAGTACTATTGATTGTTCTCACTGTAGGAATGAACAAGCTCATCTCTTCTGGCTTTATTCCAATGGAAGATCAGGGAATGATATATGTAAGCGTCACCACTCCTCAAGGAGCCACCGTGAGCCGCACAGAGGATATACTCACACAGATTACCGAAATCAGTAAGAAAAATCCCGCAGTTGATAATATAACTACATTGGCCGGCTTCAGCATCGTAACAGAGATAGCTGGTGCTAATTATGGTATGGCGATGATTAATCTGAAACCATGGGGAGAACGCTCGGTATCTGTAAACGATGTTATTGCTGAGCTCAATCAGAATGTACGAAATATTACAGATGCCAAGATTGAAATATTTGCCCCCCCCACTGTTCCTGGTTTTGGTAATACAAGTGGTTTTGAATTACGGCTCAATAACCGTAGTGGTGCATCAATAAGTGAAATAAGTGAAGTTGTGCAGCAATTTGTGGATTCTCTCAACAGCAGCCCGGTGATACAGGGAGCCTTTACCAGTTTTGATGCGAGCTACCCTCAATATCTCATTCACGTAGATTATGACCTAGCTGCAAAAAAAGGAGTTTATGTAGAAAATGCTATGCGCACCTTACAAACCTTTCTCGGAAGCTATTATGCTACCAACTTTATTCGCTTTAAACAGATGTACAAGGTAATGGTGCAGGCCGATCCACAATATCGAAAAAATGTCAATGATATTTTGAGGCTATATGTAAAGAACGAGCATGGAGAAATGGTGCCATTTTCTACTTTCTGCAAAATCGAACCTGTGCTAGGGCCAGACGTACTTACTCGTTATAATATGTATACATCGGCCATGATCAATGGCGAAGCAGCTAAAGGATATAGTAGCGGCGACGCTATAGCAGAAGTAGAGCGCATTTCTCGAAATACTCTTCCCCGTGGTTACAGCATCGAATGGAGTGGAATGACCAGAGAGGAAATTCTGTCCGGAAATCAAACATTATTCATCTATGCTATTGTATTGATTTTCGTATACCTATTACTAGCGGCACAATACGAAAGCTTCTTGTTACCATTTCCAGTATTATTGAGCCTACCACCTGGTATGTTGGGTGCGTTAATGTTTTTGAAGCTAACAGGACTAGATTATAACATTTATGCTCAGGTAGCACTGGTAATGTTGATAGGGCTTCTTAGTAAGAATGCTATTCTGGTGGTGGAATTTGCATTACAGCGTCAAAAAGAAGGTGTTGCAGTACTACAGGCGGCCATCGAAGGAACCAAATCTCGATTAAGACCGATTTTAATGACATCCTTTGCTTTTGTAGCCGGATTGATTCCGTTGTGTATAGCCACGGGCGCTGGGGCTATGGGTAATCGTAGTATCGGTATTGCTGCGGCAGGAGGAATGATTATAGGAACTGTTTTCGGACTGTTAGTGATTCCGGGATTATACTATCTATTTGCTTCCCCAAAAAAATAG
- the bepF gene encoding Efflux pump periplasmic linker BepF, which yields MELRYIVYIVFISIVIAACSSNATQTSSELRDFPVIRVEPRDTVISKTYVANIEAAKNVRVHARVSGLIKAVLVSEGQHVQKGQPLFKINDDVLRVELEKTNAAYHAAEAAVKMAQVELSQIKALFDKKIVAKSELDIAQAKYESALAQKNLAKAEQHAIQQKINFTTITAPFNGVIDRIPFKEGSLVNEGDLLTTISDLSHVYAYFSIPEDEYFELLGNNESIFAQRIQLQLPNGEVYRYKGELHKAESEIDRITGSIAFKAKFSNPDGLIKHGTSGKLLLSKTQEKAILVPHKSVFSIQDKNYVFLVSQDNKVKMHHVVLGATLDGVYIVDAGLNGNELIVYEGIQTLREGDVIKPKAYSF from the coding sequence ATGGAATTGAGATATATAGTATATATAGTATTTATCAGTATAGTAATTGCTGCGTGCTCATCAAATGCTACACAGACTTCTTCCGAGTTAAGAGATTTTCCTGTCATAAGAGTTGAACCCAGAGATACTGTAATCAGCAAAACGTATGTGGCAAATATTGAAGCTGCTAAAAATGTTCGGGTACATGCAAGAGTAAGTGGCTTAATTAAAGCCGTATTAGTCAGTGAAGGGCAACACGTGCAAAAAGGGCAGCCACTTTTTAAAATCAATGATGATGTATTGCGTGTGGAACTTGAAAAAACTAATGCAGCTTATCATGCGGCCGAAGCGGCTGTAAAAATGGCTCAGGTGGAGCTTTCGCAGATAAAAGCCTTATTCGATAAAAAAATAGTTGCCAAAAGTGAATTGGATATTGCCCAAGCGAAATATGAATCTGCCTTGGCTCAAAAGAATCTGGCGAAAGCTGAACAGCACGCCATTCAGCAAAAAATAAATTTTACAACCATTACTGCTCCTTTCAACGGTGTGATAGATCGTATTCCTTTTAAAGAAGGAAGTTTGGTTAATGAAGGTGATTTACTTACTACCATTTCCGACCTATCCCATGTTTATGCGTATTTTTCTATTCCGGAAGATGAATATTTCGAGCTTTTAGGTAATAATGAAAGTATTTTTGCTCAGCGGATTCAATTACAGCTACCTAATGGAGAGGTGTATCGTTATAAGGGAGAACTGCATAAGGCTGAGAGCGAAATTGACCGCATTACAGGTTCTATTGCTTTTAAAGCAAAATTTTCTAACCCAGATGGGTTAATCAAACACGGAACATCCGGAAAACTACTTCTTTCCAAAACTCAAGAAAAAGCCATTCTAGTTCCACACAAATCTGTTTTCTCCATTCAGGACAAAAACTATGTGTTTCTTGTAAGCCAAGACAATAAAGTAAAAATGCACCATGTAGTTTTAGGCGCAACACTTGATGGGGTTTACATTGTGGATGCCGGCCTGAATGGTAACGAGCTCATTGTATATGAAGGAATCCAAACCCTTCGCGAAGGCGATGTTATAAAACCCAAAGCTTATTCTTTTTAA